The Mycolicibacterium fluoranthenivorans genomic interval GCAGGTCGGTGAGGCCGAGTTCACCGTCTGCGCCGGGTCGGCGTCTGCCCAGGATCTCGACGGCGTGGTCGCGTTCCTCCGGTGTGGCGCATCGAAGGGCGTGCAGCAGCATCAGGGTTCGCTTGCCCTCCCACAGGTCGCCGCCGATCTCTTTGCCGTAGTCCTCCGGATCGGCCCGCAGATTCAGCAGGTCATCGGTGATCTGGAAGGCCGCCCCGATGTGTCGACCGAGGGCCTCCAGCGGGGGGAGTTGGCTGAGGTCGGCGCCGGCGGCAAGTGCGCCGGCCTGTAGTGGAGTGATGAACGAGTACCAACTCGTCTTGAGCTCGACCATTTTCAGGTAGTCCGCGTCGTCGAGTTGCCAGGCGTTGGATTTGACCCACTCGAGTTCGATCGCCTGGCCGTCGACGGTCTGCCGGGTCATGTGGGCGACGGCGCGCAGGATGCGCAGTGCCGGCCCGAGTCCCACGCGTTCGACGTTGTCCAGCAACGGCTGCAGGGTGAGGGAGAGCATCGCGTCGCCGACGTTGACGGCGATCGGGATGCCGTGGTCGATGTGCAGGGTGGGTTTGCCACGGCGCCACCAGGATTCATCCTCGATATCGTCGTGGATGAGGAAGGCGTTGTGGTAGAGCTCCAACGTGGCGGCGGTGGGTAGCACGGCGTCGAGGTGTCCGCCCAGACCCAGGCAGATCGCGATGCTCAGTGCGGGTCGCAGCGCTTTCCCACCGCGCAGTGGGTAGTCCAGGATCAGCTCGTGCAGGCTGCCCGCCCCCTGCCGACCCGATCCGTAGAGCCGGTCGATCTCGCCGTCGCAGATCTCCTTGCAGTGGGCGAGGTACTGCTCAAGTTGATCGGGTGACGCCGGGCGGGAAAGCGTCCCGGGTGAGGACGGCGTCATTAGGGACCGGTGATGAGGGCTATTCCTGCGGGTACCTTCACCCGGACCGCGTACCGGATGCGCACCCTCAGCTTGATCAGGTTGGCCGCCGACTCGCCGACGATCTCGAAGCTGGGCGGGACACTGATGGCGAGGTCCACCGGTTCCTCACCCGGTGAGGCCCCCGATGCCTGGCCGGGGGCAATCCGCTGGCGGCGGCCCAGAACGATGCCGTTGGCCGGGGGCGTGCCGACAGCTGTCTCCAGCTTCTCCACGCGGTGAACGGAGTTGATGTTGCCGGCGTAGAGGATGGTGTCACTCGGCGAGGTATAGCTGTTCACCAATTGGTAGAGCCCTTTGATCCCATCGGTATTGGTGATCCAGCACGAAGGGGAACGGTATCCGCCCTTCTCCACCGCCCCGCGGCAGTCGATGACGGCGCTGAGGATGGCGTCGGTGGTGCTCGCGGTCAAGTTGAACGTGTTGGGGCCGAGCGCTGCTGCGCGCAAGGCCGGAAACACGACATCGTCGACGGATGCCGCAAGGGCGACGGTCGCCGCATTGATCTTCGTGAGCAGCGAATCCGGGGTCGGCGCGATCAGTTCGGCGACCGAAGCCGACACATCTTGCGGTACGCCCTGGATCGGCACCACCCCGTAGTTCTCATCGGACACCTCGGTCTGACCCGGATCACCGGTATCCCAATGCGGAATGGCCTGCCAGGCGACGCAGGTCTGCTCGAACGTCTCCTGAATCGTGCGAGTGACGATGGCGACGCGCTCTGCACTCAGGTACATGCCGACCCCCTCAGGTTCGGCTCAAATCATCGCAGACCCACCCGCCCCCCGTACGCGAGTCGGTGTCAGTCAATCGGCGTACTTTTGGTGCAGCGCGACCTCTTGACCTGGGGACAGTTCTCCCCGCGTGACCGCATCGCAGTGTGCGATGTGCAGGGTGGCGACGGGATCGTCGGGCAACAACTGCCGGCATCGCTCGAAGGCTGCCCGTGCGGCCACCACGTCGCCGTCGTAGAACAGGGCGAAGGCCTCGTCGAACGCCGGCTGCGCCGAGATCTTGGCAAAGCGAAGGACTTCCGGATCCTCGTTGTAGACCTCGTAAAGGGTCACCGGCTGGCGGCGATTCACCACCATCACCCGCTCCATCCTGCGGATCAAGAACTGGGCCGGATCGGCGAGCTGCGCGTAGGTGGCGTCGGAGATGAGGATGGCCGAGTCGTAGCGCTTGTTGGTGCCCTCGATACGCGCCGCCAGGTTGACCGCATCGCCGACAGTGCTCAGCACCATGCGGTTGACGCCGCCCACCAAGCCCAGTCCCACGACCCCGGAGTTGATCCCGATCCCCACCCGCAGCTCTTCGGAGCCGTGCGCCAGGCGCTCGACGTTGTGCTCGCGCAGTGAGCGCAGCATGCCGAGCCCGGCCCGGACGGCATTGTCGGGCGCCCCCTCGAACACGGCGAGGACCTCGTCGCCGCGCATATCCTGGATCATGCCGTTACAGGCCACGATCGGCAGTTCCACAGCGCGCAGGAAGCCGGTGGCCAGGTTGTTGGCCTCCATGACGTCCATGTCCTCCAGCAGGGTGGTGTATCCCCTGATGTCGGTGACGAGCACCGTCATCTGCCGTTCGACGCGGTAGCCGCTGCGTACCCGGCGGACATCGTCGATATCGAGCATGCGCAACAGCTCGTTGGGGACGAACTTGGACTGAACATCCATGAGGGACAGGCGATGTTCGTCGGCAGCCCGCAGTTGAGCTTCGAGCTGAAAGTTCCACAGTGGCGCCGCCGCCTGCGCGCAGAGGAAGGTCATCGCTTCTTCATCCTGAGCCGAGAAACGCTGACCCGGGACGGTCCGCTCGGCATAGAGCACCCCGATGATCCTGTCCTGCAACCGGATCGGAGCGGCGAAGACCGACGTATCCGACACCAGGGTCACCGGGGCACCGGTTTCCACCACGCGCGCCACCACGGAACTGTCGTAGGGTACCGCTGTCCAAGGCCCTTCGATGGTGGTGGTGACACCGGCCTGGTGGACCGCGCGGACGGTCAGCTGGTCCGGTTGACCGGTGAGACACAGCACCCGTTCTGCGCCGGTCATGTCCGCGGCGGCGCCGAGGGCCAGCTTGGCCAGGCTGTCCGGGGTTCGCGCGGCCGCGAGCGTGCGCACCAGGTGATGCGCGCCCACGGGATCGATTCCGCCCGAGCCGGGTTGCACGAGTTCACGGCTGAGCAGCCAGGGGTGCTGGCGGGCCAGCCGGTCGGTGCGCAACACGAACCCCAATGCCAGCCATCGTTGGTAGGCGGTCCGCAGCATGTGCTCGTGGAGCCGGGTCCGGCCGGTGTCGGCATACAGGGTGGCCGCCTCCTCGTGCGCGAGCGCGGCGATCAGCGGCAGCTGATGTTCTTCGGCGAGTTCGATCGCCTTGTCCAGGAACTGCTCTGCCTCGAGGTAGCGCCGACGGGCCCGTGCCCATGACCCTTCCACGAGCGCGCACGGCGCCGCGTAGTTGGCGGGCGCCCCGGCCGCCCATTTCCGGTGCAGCGACAGCGAGTCGCGCACGGCCTTCTTCGTGGCACGGTCGTTCGGTGCGGCATGAATGTGGCTCAGGGCGCTCACCATGTGGACGAGCTGAAGTCCGGTGGTGCCCGTGGTCCCGGCCAGATGCTGCATCACCTCATCGGTCACGCTGACCGCGCCGGCGTAATCGCCACTCCAGAAATGGAGGCCCTGGGTGACGTCGGCCGCGACACTCAACGTCACCTCGTCACCTTCGCGGCGCGCCGCGGGCACGATCTCGCGTTCGTCATAGCCGCTCTCGCCGGCGACGAGCATGGGATCCTCGCTGCGTCCCAGCAGGTTGAGGCAGAGTTGATGGAGGGCTTGGCTCAGGGTGCTGGGTACGGGTTGGGAACGGATCTGTGGGATCAGCGACCGGGCCAGCGCGTCGATCTCGGACAGTGGACTGCCCGCCCAGAACGACTGGGAGATCAGCACGGTGACCAGGAATCCGGCGTATTCCTGATCACCCTGGTTGAGGGCGGCCGTGATCGCCTCGCGGATCTGCACCAGACCGTCGCGCACCGGGTGGCGCCAGTGCCGGATGAAGTTCAGATAGAGGAACAGCGTCTCCGGCCGCGCCTCCCGGAAACCGGCCCGTTCGGTCAGCGCAAGAGCGACCTCACCGAAGCGCTGGGCACCGGCGCGGTCGCCCGAGATCACGAGCAGCACTCCGTAGCTCACCAGCACCAGCGGGGACGACGGTGTGTGACCGTGCGCCAGGCTGAGGGTGAG includes:
- a CDS encoding polyprenyl synthetase family protein → MTPSSPGTLSRPASPDQLEQYLAHCKEICDGEIDRLYGSGRQGAGSLHELILDYPLRGGKALRPALSIAICLGLGGHLDAVLPTAATLELYHNAFLIHDDIEDESWWRRGKPTLHIDHGIPIAVNVGDAMLSLTLQPLLDNVERVGLGPALRILRAVAHMTRQTVDGQAIELEWVKSNAWQLDDADYLKMVELKTSWYSFITPLQAGALAAGADLSQLPPLEALGRHIGAAFQITDDLLNLRADPEDYGKEIGGDLWEGKRTLMLLHALRCATPEERDHAVEILGRRRPGADGELGLTDLLERLTARGDLSHSGRTEIVTFLAGQHHSESKKLDDIRWLFDLMQRMGSLNHARDLAARHAREAAAVLADLDWLPPSQHRDMLTGLVDYVHGRTR
- a CDS encoding AAA family ATPase, with protein sequence MLDFDGRVVDRRQEMIDLLTAVESAGRADGVCVLISGVPGVGKSTLVQAFGAEISERNCVFAYGRCRDGAPAPYAALGEALGALVRTMESTPAAERQHWRSALISGTQPLAVVLEELVPQLAHLHAPAEDVPMVHAADARRRLHRAVIQLLSETAAFRPVVLAIDDLQWADRDSLMFLSELLTVSLRNVLVVGAHRAGEFDPAGAGLTTSTIQRIDLEPLSRLDVEELLAGVSGHSVELGDVAAEFHHRTEGNPLQVRQLLYRAQQAGALIPAGPDGQPRWDLRVLSSIEISASAAEFLGRYLDQLRPADRAVLRSLTCIGGEFDLDDATAAAGAPADVVAHALWSALELRLIEALDNHGRRIANSISHQARYRFSHDRVTESACEGLSAETQRNVHLRIGRRLVALGDDRLFEAARHVSLGGGETVEPAERLHFVEVLHRAARKARAQASFPLCLDYCRNALSLLGAQRWSSDFDLTLELQLDAAEAALLIGDVPALHGLLDEAEGVLRDPADRARLAYLRLKGRIAQNRLQDALAIGLRALEELGEPLPPDAGTPRILNALGRMKLTARRWGTEQLLELPACEDRRVIEAQRILAEMRSMSYIARPNLFPLIIRKQLTLSLAHGHTPSSPLVLVSYGVLLVISGDRAGAQRFGEVALALTERAGFREARPETLFLYLNFIRHWRHPVRDGLVQIREAITAALNQGDQEYAGFLVTVLISQSFWAGSPLSEIDALARSLIPQIRSQPVPSTLSQALHQLCLNLLGRSEDPMLVAGESGYDEREIVPAARREGDEVTLSVAADVTQGLHFWSGDYAGAVSVTDEVMQHLAGTTGTTGLQLVHMVSALSHIHAAPNDRATKKAVRDSLSLHRKWAAGAPANYAAPCALVEGSWARARRRYLEAEQFLDKAIELAEEHQLPLIAALAHEEAATLYADTGRTRLHEHMLRTAYQRWLALGFVLRTDRLARQHPWLLSRELVQPGSGGIDPVGAHHLVRTLAAARTPDSLAKLALGAAADMTGAERVLCLTGQPDQLTVRAVHQAGVTTTIEGPWTAVPYDSSVVARVVETGAPVTLVSDTSVFAAPIRLQDRIIGVLYAERTVPGQRFSAQDEEAMTFLCAQAAAPLWNFQLEAQLRAADEHRLSLMDVQSKFVPNELLRMLDIDDVRRVRSGYRVERQMTVLVTDIRGYTTLLEDMDVMEANNLATGFLRAVELPIVACNGMIQDMRGDEVLAVFEGAPDNAVRAGLGMLRSLREHNVERLAHGSEELRVGIGINSGVVGLGLVGGVNRMVLSTVGDAVNLAARIEGTNKRYDSAILISDATYAQLADPAQFLIRRMERVMVVNRRQPVTLYEVYNEDPEVLRFAKISAQPAFDEAFALFYDGDVVAARAAFERCRQLLPDDPVATLHIAHCDAVTRGELSPGQEVALHQKYAD